A section of the Candidatus Omnitrophota bacterium genome encodes:
- a CDS encoding riboflavin synthase, with translation MFSGIVEERALVERVARNMSGVKLYLKAGHLSPGTKVGDSIAVNGACLTVASIDRNILQFDIMAETLRATTLSDIKDRDIVNAERSLKVGGRISGHFVTGHIDCVGVISAVKKETNNYKVEIRIPEDKMRYIAPKGSVSVDGVSLTVAEITQRSFKVALIPLTLKETSLGSKKSGDKVNIECDILAKYAHAGAGRASGDIDAEFLKKHGFF, from the coding sequence ATGTTTTCAGGCATAGTAGAAGAGAGGGCATTAGTCGAGAGGGTGGCAAGGAATATGTCCGGTGTAAAACTTTACCTGAAGGCCGGACACCTATCCCCTGGCACAAAAGTAGGTGACAGTATAGCCGTAAACGGGGCCTGCCTTACCGTCGCTTCAATCGATAGAAACATTTTGCAATTTGATATTATGGCCGAGACATTAAGGGCGACGACGCTTTCCGATATAAAAGACCGCGATATAGTCAATGCCGAACGGTCGTTAAAAGTGGGGGGTAGGATATCCGGCCATTTTGTTACGGGTCACATAGATTGCGTAGGTGTTATAAGCGCAGTAAAAAAAGAGACAAACAATTATAAAGTTGAAATACGAATCCCTGAAGACAAGATGAGATACATTGCCCCTAAAGGGTCTGTTTCGGTTGACGGCGTAAGCCTTACGGTTGCAGAAATCACGCAGAGGTCTTTCAAGGTAGCGCTTATACCTCTCACTTTGAAAGAGACATCGCTAGGCTCCAAAAAATCAGGGGATAAGGTCAATATAGAGTGTGACATTCTTGCCAAATATGCGCACGCCGGCGCCGGAAGGGCCTCGGGTGATATAGATGCCGAGTTTCTGAAAAAGCACGGCTTCTTTTAA
- the nusB gene encoding transcription antitermination factor NusB, which translates to MRKRTKAREYALKILYQIEMTGDGYADALKFFWERESEKENSISEFAGQLVKGVVENMKEIDATITKYATNWQIDRMAVVDRNILRIAAFEILRLDDIPPKVSINEAIDIAKKYGDKDSGKFVNGILDKISKEKAKR; encoded by the coding sequence ATGAGAAAAAGGACAAAAGCGCGCGAATACGCCCTAAAGATCCTCTACCAGATAGAGATGACAGGGGACGGCTATGCGGATGCTTTGAAATTTTTCTGGGAAAGGGAATCCGAAAAAGAAAATTCTATCAGTGAATTCGCAGGCCAGCTTGTAAAGGGCGTGGTCGAAAATATGAAAGAGATAGACGCGACCATAACAAAATACGCGACCAACTGGCAGATAGACAGGATGGCAGTCGTAGACAGAAACATACTCAGGATAGCCGCTTTTGAGATACTTCGTCTTGACGATATTCCTCCGAAGGTCTCCATAAATGAGGCCATAGATATAGCAAAGAAGTACGGGGACAAAGATTCGGGAAAATTCGTTAACGGCATACTCGACAAGATAAGTAAAGAGAAAGCAAAAAGATGA
- the ribD gene encoding bifunctional diaminohydroxyphosphoribosylaminopyrimidine deaminase/5-amino-6-(5-phosphoribosylamino)uracil reductase RibD — protein sequence MKIFHPRDRKYMAIALSLAEKGIGMTAPNPVVGAVLVKNGRIVAADYHRKAGAPHAEALAIKRAGKDARGATLYCTLEACAHYGKTPPCADLVIKSGIKRAVFAMKDPNPLNNGKGLTCLKKAGIKTECGILEDEARSLNRPFIKFMKKRLPYVTLKIAQSLDGKIADKDGCSKWISSEESRHLVHKLRALNDAVMVGVNTLMKDDPLLNNRHCPAFKKQPLRIILDTDLRTPKASRILKNSKGDGAILIACGKGVSLKKKRSLEKKGAEVVLLPRENGRVKLISLLRYLYARGIMSLLCEGGSELCASLVKNRLADEAYFFISPKIIGGKSAPTACGGSGSSIKDATGLKDVRVETCGPDIVIRGEF from the coding sequence ATGAAAATATTCCACCCGCGAGATAGAAAATATATGGCAATAGCTCTCTCTTTGGCCGAAAAGGGCATCGGCATGACTGCGCCTAATCCCGTCGTGGGCGCAGTTTTGGTGAAGAACGGCAGAATAGTAGCGGCTGATTACCACAGGAAAGCAGGCGCGCCGCACGCGGAAGCCCTGGCAATAAAGCGGGCCGGCAAGGATGCGCGAGGCGCCACCTTATATTGCACGCTCGAAGCATGCGCGCATTATGGGAAAACACCGCCGTGCGCTGATCTGGTAATAAAAAGCGGCATAAAAAGAGCGGTCTTTGCGATGAAAGACCCCAACCCGCTAAATAATGGAAAAGGCCTGACCTGCCTAAAAAAAGCCGGCATAAAGACAGAATGCGGCATATTGGAGGATGAGGCGAGGAGCCTCAACCGCCCTTTTATAAAATTTATGAAAAAGCGCCTGCCGTACGTGACATTAAAGATTGCGCAAAGCCTGGACGGCAAGATAGCGGACAAAGATGGGTGCTCAAAATGGATCAGTTCGGAGGAATCGCGGCACCTTGTCCATAAATTACGCGCGCTAAATGACGCTGTTATGGTGGGCGTAAATACATTGATGAAAGACGACCCTCTTTTGAATAACAGGCATTGCCCCGCTTTTAAGAAACAGCCTTTACGGATAATTTTAGATACCGATCTTCGCACTCCCAAGGCAAGCCGCATATTAAAAAACTCAAAAGGCGACGGCGCCATTTTAATAGCCTGCGGCAAGGGGGTTTCTTTAAAGAAGAAGAGGTCGCTGGAAAAGAAGGGCGCGGAGGTTGTTCTTTTGCCGCGTGAAAATGGCCGCGTAAAACTGATATCGCTTTTGAGATATCTATACGCGAGGGGGATTATGTCACTTTTGTGCGAAGGCGGAAGCGAATTATGCGCATCGCTCGTAAAGAACCGGCTGGCCGACGAGGCATATTTTTTCATATCGCCAAAAATAATAGGCGGCAAAAGTGCCCCCACAGCTTGCGGCGGGTCAGGTAGTTCCATAAAAGATGCGACAGGACTCAAAGATGTCAGAGTCGAGACATGCGGGCCGGATATCGTAATAAGAGGGGAGTTTTGA
- a CDS encoding diguanylate cyclase produces MNGPDDKLKSTGKSAQELAELLKEELERVKSELLLLYEVSNAMRTTLELEQILYIILTSITSHEGLGFNRAMLFLLNEKDKTLDGKMGIGPHNIEEATKIWKGIEDRKMALEDLINAYDNFKRDANSQLHNLVKSIRIPLGEGQGVITMNKNQGIIALTALEGMSFEILAEETRLSAEDRYLKMLGTKYFVTAPLKAKDKVVGVVLADNIFTQEPITKADVRMLNLFANHAGLAIENSRLYEETVYLSNTDWLTKLWNHGHFQVALTNEIKKARETDMPLSLLMMDIDDFKNYNDRFGHVAGDFIIKEMAKVMVEASRKKDCVCRYGGEEFAIILPQTTKDDANHIAHRLREKVQQYYFPNQEYQPKKVFTFSCGVSTFPKDVADKDALIKTADAALYKAKKAGKDLIIMHEPAA; encoded by the coding sequence ATGAACGGTCCAGACGATAAGTTAAAAAGTACGGGTAAGAGCGCTCAAGAGCTGGCTGAACTTCTCAAGGAGGAGCTGGAGAGGGTGAAGTCTGAACTGCTCCTTCTCTACGAGGTCTCCAATGCCATGCGGACCACCCTTGAGCTGGAACAGATATTATATATCATATTGACGTCCATTACTTCTCATGAAGGGCTCGGATTTAACAGAGCCATGCTCTTTCTGCTCAACGAAAAAGATAAAACGCTTGATGGTAAGATGGGCATAGGCCCCCATAACATAGAAGAAGCCACAAAAATATGGAAGGGTATAGAAGACAGAAAAATGGCTCTTGAAGACCTTATAAACGCTTACGATAATTTCAAGCGCGATGCGAATTCGCAGCTTCATAATCTTGTAAAAAGCATAAGAATTCCGCTCGGCGAAGGACAGGGTGTAATCACGATGAATAAAAACCAGGGTATAATCGCCCTGACTGCTCTCGAGGGAATGTCTTTCGAAATCCTTGCCGAAGAAACGCGCCTAAGCGCTGAAGACAGATACTTAAAAATGCTCGGAACAAAATACTTTGTTACGGCGCCCTTAAAGGCTAAGGATAAGGTCGTGGGAGTAGTATTGGCCGACAATATATTCACCCAAGAACCTATTACTAAAGCCGATGTACGCATGCTCAATCTTTTTGCCAACCACGCAGGACTGGCTATAGAAAATTCGCGGCTTTATGAAGAGACCGTATACTTATCGAATACCGATTGGCTTACAAAATTATGGAATCACGGTCATTTCCAAGTTGCCCTGACAAATGAGATAAAGAAGGCCCGTGAAACCGATATGCCATTAAGCCTCCTCATGATGGATATCGACGATTTTAAAAACTATAATGACCGTTTCGGCCATGTTGCCGGAGATTTTATAATAAAGGAGATGGCGAAAGTTATGGTCGAGGCATCCCGTAAAAAAGATTGCGTCTGTCGCTACGGCGGCGAAGAATTCGCCATCATTCTACCTCAGACCACAAAAGACGATGCCAACCACATAGCTCATAGGTTAAGAGAAAAAGTCCAACAGTACTATTTCCCGAATCAGGAATACCAGCCGAAAAAGGTATTTACCTTCAGTTGCGGCGTATCTACCTTCCCTAAAGATGTTGCGGATAAAGACGCGTTAATAAAAACCGCTGACGCCGCCCTTTACAAGGCGAAAAAGGCGGGAAAAGACCTGATAATAATGCACGAACCGGCTGCTTAG
- the ribE gene encoding 6,7-dimethyl-8-ribityllumazine synthase, with product MGNVVKVNLIAKDKKFGVVVSRFNEFLSSKLVEGALDTLKQHGADDKSIDVIWVPGSFEIPIVAQKIAKSKKYDAVICLGAVIRGDTPHFDYIAGEVAKGVAKVSLDTGIPCIFGVITADNLEQAIERTGAKHGNKARDAALSAIEMANLLEKI from the coding sequence ATGGGAAACGTGGTGAAGGTCAATCTGATAGCAAAGGATAAGAAGTTCGGCGTAGTCGTTTCACGCTTTAACGAGTTTCTTAGCTCAAAGCTCGTTGAGGGCGCGCTCGATACGCTTAAGCAGCATGGCGCCGATGACAAGTCAATAGACGTAATCTGGGTGCCCGGTTCTTTTGAAATTCCCATCGTGGCGCAGAAAATAGCTAAGTCAAAGAAATATGACGCGGTTATATGCCTTGGGGCGGTAATCCGCGGCGATACTCCGCATTTTGACTACATAGCAGGCGAAGTAGCCAAAGGGGTAGCCAAGGTTTCGCTTGATACCGGCATACCTTGCATTTTCGGTGTGATAACCGCCGATAATCTGGAACAGGCGATAGAGAGGACAGGGGCGAAACATGGCAATAAAGCGAGAGACGCAGCGCTCAGCGCTATTGAGATGGCGAATCTCCTTGAAAAAATCTAA
- a CDS encoding bifunctional 3,4-dihydroxy-2-butanone-4-phosphate synthase/GTP cyclohydrolase II gives MKANNMRDIIRDLKAGKMVIVMDDEKRENEGDLVIAASKVRDEDINFMVRYGRGLVCVPMEGAMLDGLGIYSMVGSPGDPFKTAWAVSVDAKKGITTGISAKDRAHTIRLLGSKNTKPADLVKPGHVFPLRAREGGVLVRAGHTEACVDLMKISSLYPAGVICEILNEDGTMARSHHLDKFALKYGLKICTIAEIIEYRRRREKLVEKLTETHIPTDAGEFKLVVYESKIDKSHHLALIKGECGKIPVLVRVHSECLTGDVFGSHRCDCGEQLKRALRMINKEGKGVFLYMRQEGRGIGLANKLKAYALQDGGLDTVEANAALGFDADLRDYGIGAQILADLGLKEIRLITNNPKKIIGLEGYGLKVTERVPLVVSPNKVNKRYLATKKEKLGHFLEA, from the coding sequence ATGAAAGCCAATAATATGCGGGATATCATACGGGATCTGAAAGCCGGCAAAATGGTCATCGTCATGGATGACGAAAAGAGAGAGAACGAAGGCGATCTTGTCATAGCTGCGTCCAAGGTCCGGGACGAAGATATAAATTTCATGGTCAGATACGGCCGGGGGCTTGTCTGTGTACCGATGGAAGGGGCTATGCTAGATGGGCTGGGTATCTACTCAATGGTAGGGTCTCCGGGAGATCCTTTTAAGACTGCATGGGCGGTATCTGTTGACGCAAAAAAGGGTATTACTACAGGTATATCCGCAAAAGATAGAGCCCATACCATACGACTTTTAGGAAGTAAAAATACAAAGCCCGCAGACCTCGTAAAACCCGGCCATGTATTTCCATTGAGGGCGCGGGAAGGCGGCGTTCTTGTAAGAGCCGGCCATACGGAGGCGTGCGTTGACCTTATGAAGATATCTTCGCTCTATCCCGCCGGTGTAATATGCGAAATCTTAAATGAAGACGGTACAATGGCGCGCAGCCACCATTTGGATAAATTTGCCTTGAAATACGGCCTTAAGATATGCACTATAGCCGAGATTATAGAATACAGGAGAAGGCGCGAGAAGTTAGTGGAGAAATTGACAGAGACTCATATACCGACGGATGCCGGCGAATTTAAACTGGTAGTTTACGAATCCAAGATCGACAAATCGCACCACCTTGCGCTGATAAAAGGGGAATGCGGCAAGATCCCGGTACTTGTCCGCGTCCATTCCGAATGCCTTACGGGCGATGTCTTCGGTTCGCACCGATGCGACTGCGGCGAGCAGCTTAAGCGCGCGCTCAGGATGATAAATAAAGAAGGCAAAGGCGTTTTTCTTTATATGAGGCAGGAGGGAAGAGGTATAGGCCTTGCCAATAAGCTTAAGGCGTACGCCCTTCAGGATGGCGGGCTTGACACGGTAGAGGCAAATGCCGCGCTTGGTTTTGATGCTGACCTTAGGGATTATGGCATAGGCGCGCAGATTTTGGCGGATCTGGGACTCAAAGAGATAAGGCTTATTACGAATAATCCCAAGAAGATAATAGGCCTGGAAGGTTATGGTTTAAAAGTCACGGAACGCGTGCCGCTTGTAGTATCGCCGAACAAGGTCAATAAGAGGTATTTGGCGACGAAGAAGGAGAAATTAGGGCACTTTTTAGAAGCATAA
- a CDS encoding PHP domain-containing protein: MKKFADLHVHTFHSDGTFTPEEVVKVAHKKGLSAIAITDHDSVDGITPSMAAAEKYGMEIIPGVELTAEEENLEIHILGYFIDWKAEWFEDKLKKIRQARLGRIYAMVDKLKSAGVDIDAEKVFKVSGPGAVGRLHLAIALYNEGITASINEAFRKYIGNESPHYVRKYKLTPKEAVDMIIKLGGVPVLAHPRVLGRDDLIARFVEDGIRGIEVYRTEHVPNVMTRYEEMASQHGLLITGGSDCHGTGKGEVLLGKVKVPYSFVEALKKEADNIKMQNENIPPAR, from the coding sequence GTGAAAAAATTTGCGGATCTTCACGTCCATACCTTTCATTCTGACGGTACTTTTACTCCGGAGGAGGTCGTGAAAGTTGCTCATAAAAAGGGGCTATCAGCAATAGCGATTACCGACCACGACTCGGTCGACGGGATAACGCCTTCCATGGCAGCAGCTGAGAAATATGGCATGGAGATAATACCCGGCGTAGAATTGACGGCCGAGGAAGAGAATCTCGAGATACACATACTTGGTTATTTTATCGATTGGAAAGCCGAGTGGTTTGAAGATAAACTAAAAAAGATACGCCAGGCGAGGCTCGGGCGTATTTACGCCATGGTGGATAAACTAAAAAGCGCGGGAGTGGACATAGACGCTGAAAAGGTTTTCAAGGTGAGCGGGCCGGGCGCGGTAGGAAGGCTGCATTTAGCGATAGCCTTATACAACGAAGGTATTACGGCGTCAATAAACGAAGCGTTCAGAAAATACATAGGAAATGAGTCGCCCCATTACGTTAGAAAATATAAGCTTACGCCCAAAGAGGCAGTAGATATGATAATAAAATTGGGCGGTGTCCCCGTATTGGCGCATCCGCGCGTATTGGGCAGAGATGACCTTATAGCGCGTTTTGTCGAAGACGGTATTCGCGGCATAGAAGTATACCGTACCGAGCATGTCCCAAATGTAATGACGCGTTACGAAGAGATGGCATCGCAGCACGGCTTACTGATCACCGGCGGTTCCGATTGCCATGGTACCGGCAAAGGCGAGGTCCTTTTGGGTAAGGTCAAGGTCCCTTATTCGTTCGTGGAAGCCCTGAAAAAGGAAGCAGATAATATAAAAATGCAAAATGAAAATATTCCACCCGCGAGATAG
- a CDS encoding exosortase system-associated protein, TIGR04073 family: protein MGKKTVVIIVSVILMGLFSIQSTCFAQNMLRKLGRGLANVATGAIEIPKAIQDTFYDEGPVAAGSWGLIDGIYKFFARTLVGVYEVVTFPIPFPADYAPIVEPEFLFSPHEQ, encoded by the coding sequence ATGGGGAAAAAGACGGTAGTCATAATAGTATCTGTGATTCTTATGGGCCTATTTTCTATACAATCCACATGTTTTGCCCAGAACATGCTGAGGAAACTTGGCCGCGGATTGGCCAATGTTGCCACGGGCGCCATTGAGATTCCTAAAGCAATTCAGGATACCTTTTATGATGAGGGGCCGGTTGCCGCCGGAAGCTGGGGCCTAATAGACGGAATTTACAAATTTTTTGCAAGGACCCTGGTAGGGGTTTATGAGGTAGTCACTTTTCCGATACCGTTCCCTGCCGATTATGCACCTATTGTAGAGCCTGAATTTTTGTTTTCTCCGCACGAACAATAG